A stretch of DNA from Alphaproteobacteria bacterium LSUCC0719:
GGTGCCTAAGAATCCCAACTTAATGTTACAGCTTTACTTCTCCAGCACCAGCTGCGCGTCCATCGACAGGAGGATGAAAGCTACGCAGAGACACAAATTGGCTCAGGGAAATAACGGGGTGGAGGTGAACTAAAGTTTTTTCTTGTGCCGAAGGTGCCGATTATGTCCGACTAACTTTTGGGAGGGCTACTTCAGGATGGTTGATAAAAATAAACAAATCGATCGGCAAATCTCGGCATTCCTAGCGATACGAGGCCATTCTTCCCCAAAAGAAGACTACTGGCAGATCTTTCGGGAGATGATGTCAGAAATCAACCACCTCCGAATGGCCATCAAATACCCCAAGACAGGGAGACAACGCGGCAGGCAACCGACAGCAGAACTCGATCGTGAACGTTATCAGCACCTAGTAGGTTTCTTGGCGTTTAAGCACAGCATTAGTGGAGAAGAGGCGGCGCATATTTTGTCAGAACTCTCTGTCCCCAATGATGGTGAAAAACATAGTGCCAAAACAATTCTTGAGCTGGCAAGTGGATGGAAGTCAAAGCATTTCTTGGCTGAACAACGTTCACTGCCAATGCCTGAACGATGGAAAATGCATGAAGAATGGCTGGATGAGCTTTCGGAAATGTTCGGAGATCCTGAATATTTTCCTGATTTAATTAGAAATTATAGTCCATCCGATTAAATCGGTTTTTCCCGGATCGAATTCCAGAAAGGTGTGATGATTATTGGTGAACACTTGCTCAACAGTATGACAGGTGATTACCAATGGTCGGACCAAACATCCCCACGAGCCTTGAAGATAAGAACGGCATCCCACTTTATCTGACTGCAGACGAGCTAGCTCGTTGGCTCGCAGTGCCTATTGCAACACTCAGCTACTGGCGGACTACGCGACAGGGGCCTCCATTCTGCCGCATCGGAAAGCATGTCCGCTACAGGCTAAGCGATGTTGAGGCGTGGTTGCAGGACAAGAGGGGGTAGATCGTGTTTTCACAGCAAATCATGCCGCCTCAAGAAATCCTGATCTCGCAGGCCTTGCGTCTTGCTGAAGAGGGTTTCCCAGTATTTCCGTGCAAAAGCGATAAGACGCCCGCCTGCAAACAGGGCTTCTATGACGCAACAACTGATCCTGACAAAATTCAACAGTTGTTTTCGCGATGTGATGCAGAGTTGATCGGCCTGCCTACCGGTAAAATATCAGGGCTGCTTGTCATCGACATCGACAAGAAGAATGGCAAAAACGGTTTTGAATGGCCTTCCCTTAATGAGCTACCACCAACGCGCTTGGTCGCCACTGTGAACGGAGGCTGTCACTATTATTTCAAGATGCCAGATGCTGAC
This window harbors:
- a CDS encoding helix-turn-helix domain-containing protein, with amino-acid sequence MVGPNIPTSLEDKNGIPLYLTADELARWLAVPIATLSYWRTTRQGPPFCRIGKHVRYRLSDVEAWLQDKRG